A genomic segment from Tuwongella immobilis encodes:
- a CDS encoding RidA family protein: protein MSFEAKFLSLNLTLPPAPKAMGVYKPCLIHGNDLYISGHGPLKPDRTLITGRVGADLTLEQGYEAARQVGLAILATVRANLGTLDKVKRLVKTLGMVNATPDFAEHPKVINGYSELMREIFGDDAGVGTRSAVGMGSLPGNIAVEIECMFELV, encoded by the coding sequence ATGAGTTTCGAAGCCAAATTCCTTAGCCTCAATCTCACGCTTCCGCCTGCGCCCAAAGCCATGGGCGTCTACAAACCCTGTCTGATTCACGGCAATGATCTGTACATTTCCGGGCATGGTCCGCTCAAGCCGGATCGCACGCTCATCACCGGTCGCGTGGGGGCGGATTTGACCCTGGAGCAAGGGTACGAAGCGGCCCGTCAAGTCGGGTTGGCGATTCTGGCGACCGTGCGTGCGAATTTGGGCACGTTGGACAAAGTGAAGCGGCTCGTCAAGACGCTGGGCATGGTAAACGCGACGCCGGATTTCGCCGAGCATCCCAAGGTCATCAACGGTTATTCCGAACTGATGCGCGAGATTTTCGGCGACGATGCCGGCGTGGGCACCCGCAGCGCGGTGGGCATGGGATCGCTGCCGGGCAACATTGCCGTCGAGATCGAATGTATGTTTGAACTGGTCTGA
- a CDS encoding sugar phosphate isomerase/epimerase family protein, translating to MSARLSIGSWAYIFNQESPTNDFHVLLHKLHDLGYEGVELGAFGVHPTPVSHPTKASREKLRKEVADHGMGFSGIAVDLWSFKKPGPSILDENPVPYMSAFLGFAQFASDLGINIIRVDSVESPDFFSTEEGKKIGYEQGIDRIINVWDKCSKISADYGMKLTWEFEPGFLFNKPSEVLRIVEGVKAKGNPNFGVLYDTCHAHMVAAIGANQPGEKELLAGGAYEFLDKLKGKITHVHLIDSDGSLNEHNTSTHNPFGTGHLDFHKLIPALKDCGVDHNWWTIDLCFWPDAWNVTAQSKTFLDEYRAKYAS from the coding sequence ATGAGCGCACGACTCTCCATCGGCTCCTGGGCGTATATTTTCAATCAGGAAAGCCCGACGAACGACTTCCATGTGTTGTTGCACAAGTTGCACGACCTGGGCTACGAAGGCGTGGAACTGGGCGCGTTCGGCGTGCATCCAACTCCGGTTTCGCACCCCACCAAGGCGTCTCGTGAAAAACTTCGCAAGGAAGTGGCCGATCACGGGATGGGCTTCTCGGGGATCGCGGTCGATCTGTGGAGCTTCAAAAAGCCTGGACCGTCGATTTTGGATGAAAATCCGGTTCCGTACATGTCGGCGTTCCTGGGCTTCGCTCAATTTGCCTCCGATCTGGGCATCAACATCATCCGCGTGGATAGCGTCGAATCGCCCGATTTCTTCTCGACCGAAGAAGGCAAGAAGATCGGCTACGAACAAGGCATCGATCGCATCATCAACGTCTGGGACAAGTGCAGCAAGATTTCCGCCGATTACGGCATGAAGCTGACCTGGGAATTTGAACCGGGCTTCCTGTTCAACAAGCCCTCGGAAGTGCTGCGAATTGTCGAAGGCGTCAAAGCCAAGGGCAATCCGAATTTCGGCGTGCTGTACGACACCTGCCATGCCCACATGGTGGCCGCCATTGGCGCGAATCAGCCCGGCGAAAAGGAACTGCTCGCTGGCGGGGCGTATGAATTCCTCGACAAGCTCAAGGGGAAGATTACCCACGTCCACCTCATCGATAGCGATGGCAGCCTGAACGAGCACAACACGAGCACGCACAACCCGTTCGGGACCGGCCACCTCGATTTCCATAAGCTGATCCCGGCGCTGAAAGATTGCGGCGTCGATCACAATTGGTGGACGATCGACCTGTGCTTCTGGCCGGACGCCTGGAACGTCACCGCGCAAAGCAAGACGTTCTTGGATGAATACCGGGCCAAGTACGCCTCGTAA
- a CDS encoding serine hydrolase, protein MNRRGFLLESAAVVSLASTAPMRLWAADEPKSSATTDTALAEKLKPLIAAHQGTVAIGVQHLGTGATVWHNADEVMPTASLIKLPIMVEVYHQVAEKKLSLDDRIQLTKEDMVPGSGILTANFSEGTQFPLRDAVTLMIVFSDNTATNLVLDKIGIPSTNFRMAKYGMPNTRVNAKVFRGSKTSIDPERTKQYGLGSTTAREMITLLHLLHQKKLVSAAACDAMLATLRRCDDDEKFPRFLPASVKVAHKTGSVSDARTDAGILEFPQGPVAICVLTAKNRDQSWKADNAGNRLCADVAKVVYQHYSADGSK, encoded by the coding sequence ATGAATCGTCGTGGATTTCTGCTGGAATCGGCCGCCGTGGTGTCACTTGCCAGCACTGCGCCGATGCGACTCTGGGCCGCCGATGAACCGAAATCGTCGGCTACCACCGACACCGCCTTGGCCGAGAAGCTCAAGCCGCTGATTGCCGCCCATCAGGGGACGGTCGCCATCGGCGTGCAGCATCTCGGCACCGGGGCTACCGTGTGGCACAACGCCGACGAAGTCATGCCCACCGCCAGCCTGATTAAGCTGCCAATCATGGTGGAAGTGTACCACCAGGTTGCTGAGAAGAAATTATCGCTCGATGATCGGATTCAACTCACCAAAGAGGATATGGTGCCCGGTAGCGGCATCCTGACGGCGAATTTCAGCGAAGGGACGCAATTTCCGCTCCGCGATGCCGTCACGCTGATGATCGTCTTTTCCGATAACACGGCGACGAATCTGGTGCTGGACAAAATTGGCATCCCCAGCACGAATTTCCGCATGGCGAAATATGGCATGCCGAATACGCGGGTGAATGCCAAGGTCTTTCGCGGCAGCAAAACCTCCATCGATCCCGAACGAACCAAGCAATACGGCCTGGGATCGACGACGGCCCGCGAAATGATCACGCTGTTGCATTTGCTGCATCAAAAGAAGTTGGTCTCTGCGGCGGCATGCGATGCGATGTTGGCCACCCTGCGGCGATGTGATGATGATGAGAAATTCCCGCGATTCTTGCCAGCCTCGGTGAAAGTTGCCCACAAAACGGGTTCGGTAAGTGATGCTCGCACCGATGCGGGCATCTTGGAATTTCCGCAAGGACCGGTGGCCATTTGTGTGCTGACGGCCAAAAATCGCGATCAATCGTGGAAAGCCGACAACGCGGGGAATCGCCTTTGTGCGGATGTCGCCAAGGTGGTTTACCAGCATTATTCCGCCGACGGCTCGAAGTGA
- a CDS encoding Gfo/Idh/MocA family protein, with protein sequence MAKPLNIALIGTGFMGRTHSNAYRKVRNFFNVPYDPVLKVVCARDAAKTKAFADTWGYESTESDWRKVIERKDVDVIDICTPNNLHAEIAIAAAEAGKMILCEKPLSMDGPQGLKMVEAVEKAGVPNMVWYNYRRVPAVTLAKKLIAEGKLGRIFHYRAKFLQDWTINPELPQGGNGLWRLDASVSGSGVTGDLLAHCIDTAIWLNGDMDEVCAMTETFVKERKHTETGQVQKVSIDDASAFLARFDNGSLATFESTRYARGHKALYTFEINGEHASIFWDLHDLHRLQYFDYRDASETRGWKSIHITDGDHPYMSHWWVPGLQIGYEHTFVHQVADFLEAVGKGEKAQPDFREAYRTQLILDAVLKSAADHNWQKVEHVKPA encoded by the coding sequence ATGGCCAAGCCATTGAATATCGCCCTAATTGGCACCGGCTTCATGGGCCGAACGCACTCGAACGCCTATCGCAAAGTGCGGAACTTCTTCAATGTGCCGTATGATCCGGTGCTCAAGGTCGTTTGCGCACGCGATGCGGCCAAGACGAAGGCATTTGCCGATACCTGGGGATACGAATCGACGGAATCCGACTGGCGGAAAGTGATCGAGCGCAAAGACGTCGATGTGATCGACATCTGCACGCCGAACAATCTGCATGCCGAAATCGCCATTGCCGCCGCTGAAGCCGGCAAGATGATCCTCTGCGAAAAGCCGCTGTCGATGGACGGGCCGCAAGGTCTGAAGATGGTCGAAGCGGTCGAAAAAGCCGGCGTGCCCAATATGGTGTGGTACAACTATCGCCGGGTGCCTGCCGTCACGCTCGCCAAGAAACTCATCGCCGAAGGCAAACTCGGCCGCATCTTCCATTATCGGGCCAAGTTCCTGCAAGACTGGACGATTAACCCCGAACTCCCGCAGGGTGGCAACGGCCTGTGGCGACTCGACGCCTCGGTCTCCGGCTCTGGCGTGACCGGCGATTTGTTGGCGCACTGCATCGATACCGCGATTTGGCTCAACGGCGACATGGACGAAGTTTGCGCCATGACCGAGACGTTCGTGAAAGAACGCAAGCACACCGAAACCGGCCAAGTGCAAAAGGTGTCGATCGACGATGCCTCCGCATTCCTGGCACGATTCGACAACGGTTCGCTGGCCACCTTCGAATCGACCCGTTATGCCCGTGGTCACAAGGCGCTCTACACCTTCGAGATCAACGGCGAACATGCGTCGATCTTCTGGGATTTGCACGATCTTCATCGGCTGCAATACTTCGATTATCGAGACGCGAGCGAAACCCGCGGCTGGAAGTCGATCCACATTACCGATGGCGATCATCCCTACATGAGTCACTGGTGGGTGCCGGGCTTGCAAATCGGCTACGAACATACGTTCGTGCATCAAGTGGCGGACTTCTTGGAAGCGGTCGGCAAGGGCGAGAAGGCGCAGCCGGACTTCCGCGAAGCCTATCGCACGCAGTTGATTTTGGATGCGGTGCTCAAATCGGCGGCCGATCATAACTGGCAAAAAGTCGAGCATGTGAAGCCCGCGTAA
- a CDS encoding glycosyltransferase family 4 protein: protein MRVAHLTASTFFGGPERQMLGLARSLPPSVETVFFSFAENGWSQAFLVEVRQAGFRGIMLEADTPRWGAAIRELTARIQAEKIEVLLCHGYKANLLGRVAARRAGIPVVAVSRGWTGENARVKLYEFADRQHLRLMDHVVAVSLGQARKVRKAGVPKNRISIIRNSARFSDLQTVDPQARERLAQSFPGPVRPTRFLVSAGRLSPEKGYGVLLEAAPELCRRFPNIGFVHFGDGPLRDGMQQRIRTLGLSDRFVLAGLVKSLDWVWSAAEMMVLPSFTEGLPNVALEASAGGAAIVATAVGGTPEVVAHGESGLLVPPGEPDALIDAIATLLSDESMRRQFGAAGRDRVQRLFSFQSQADSYVQLFQSLVRKSARAASTQSSSVRFSNEQGGVAC, encoded by the coding sequence ATGCGTGTTGCTCATTTGACCGCATCGACCTTCTTCGGCGGGCCAGAGCGTCAAATGCTCGGTTTGGCTCGCTCACTGCCTCCATCGGTGGAGACGGTCTTTTTCTCATTCGCCGAGAACGGTTGGAGTCAGGCGTTTCTCGTGGAAGTCCGGCAAGCGGGCTTTCGGGGAATCATGCTCGAAGCGGATACCCCGCGATGGGGGGCCGCCATTCGAGAACTCACGGCCCGCATCCAAGCCGAAAAGATCGAAGTCCTGCTCTGTCATGGATATAAGGCGAATCTGCTCGGTCGCGTGGCAGCGCGTCGGGCGGGAATTCCGGTCGTGGCCGTCTCCCGTGGTTGGACCGGCGAGAATGCGCGGGTCAAACTGTATGAATTTGCCGATCGTCAGCATTTGCGATTGATGGATCATGTGGTGGCGGTGTCACTTGGCCAGGCTCGCAAAGTGCGAAAAGCGGGTGTGCCGAAGAATCGGATTTCGATTATTCGCAATTCTGCGCGATTCTCGGACTTGCAAACCGTCGATCCGCAAGCCCGCGAACGCCTGGCGCAATCGTTCCCCGGCCCCGTGCGACCGACGCGATTCCTGGTCAGCGCCGGGCGACTTTCCCCCGAAAAAGGCTACGGCGTCCTTCTGGAAGCGGCCCCGGAATTGTGCCGCCGATTCCCGAATATCGGATTTGTTCATTTTGGCGATGGCCCGCTGCGCGACGGCATGCAACAGCGCATTCGCACGCTGGGGCTGAGCGATCGATTCGTTCTCGCTGGGCTGGTGAAGAGTTTGGATTGGGTCTGGTCTGCGGCGGAAATGATGGTGCTGCCGTCGTTTACGGAAGGTCTGCCGAATGTGGCGCTGGAAGCGTCGGCAGGCGGGGCGGCGATTGTCGCCACGGCCGTGGGCGGAACTCCCGAAGTGGTCGCGCACGGCGAATCCGGATTGCTGGTGCCACCGGGCGAACCCGATGCCTTGATCGATGCCATTGCCACGCTGTTGAGCGATGAATCGATGCGTCGCCAATTCGGGGCCGCCGGTCGCGATCGCGTTCAACGCCTGTTCTCATTCCAATCGCAAGCCGATAGTTATGTGCAATTGTTCCAGTCGCTGGTTCGCAAATCGGCGCGGGCGGCATCGACCCAGTCATCCAGCGTCCGTTTTTCAAACGAACAGGGAGGCGTCGCATGCTAA
- a CDS encoding glycosyltransferase, with product MLTPWMRLRVGQVETLESVGEPIRVAFVIDALSAAGTESQLLALIRSIDRAKVVPHLVLLNGDDPASQALEPRDCPVMRLGIRKLLAPSTLRKAIAFRRWLREQRIDIVQAYFYDSVHFAVPIARWAGVPRVIRVQNNSGYSLTGMRKRMTQSLSRFIDWTLTNSDTGKADLIARQIARPETIQVMENGVDLVRFRGIAPIDPSEPIRRIGMVGNLRPVKNIDGLIRSMVPVVRQLPDVMLEIAGEGPDRPALESLIADLGLTANVRLLGSISDIPGFLARQQIAVLASHSEGMSNAVLEYLAAGRAVVATKVGANARLIPSDDFGVLVPAGDGDALSAALLRVCQNSTLAARLGANARQRVEREWSRESMCRRFEQFYAQILGRGFAPRIITGDDSRDHSALRHCE from the coding sequence ATGCTAACTCCCTGGATGCGGTTGCGAGTCGGACAAGTCGAAACACTCGAATCCGTGGGTGAACCGATCCGCGTGGCGTTTGTGATCGATGCCCTGAGCGCGGCGGGAACCGAATCTCAACTGTTGGCACTGATTCGGTCGATCGATCGTGCGAAGGTTGTGCCGCATTTGGTGCTGCTCAACGGCGACGATCCGGCATCGCAGGCCTTGGAGCCGCGAGACTGCCCAGTGATGCGATTGGGAATCCGCAAACTGTTGGCACCAAGCACGTTGCGGAAAGCCATTGCCTTCCGCCGATGGTTGCGGGAGCAGCGAATCGACATCGTGCAGGCCTATTTTTACGACAGCGTGCATTTCGCAGTGCCGATTGCGCGATGGGCCGGGGTGCCACGGGTGATTCGGGTGCAGAATAATTCCGGATATTCGCTGACCGGCATGCGCAAGCGAATGACCCAATCACTGAGTCGATTCATCGACTGGACACTCACCAACTCCGACACTGGCAAAGCCGACTTGATCGCCCGGCAGATCGCCCGCCCCGAGACGATCCAAGTGATGGAAAACGGCGTGGATCTGGTGCGGTTTCGAGGGATTGCCCCGATCGATCCGAGCGAGCCGATTCGCCGCATTGGCATGGTGGGCAATCTGCGACCCGTGAAAAATATCGATGGCCTGATTCGCTCGATGGTGCCGGTGGTGCGGCAACTGCCGGATGTGATGCTCGAAATTGCCGGGGAAGGACCGGATCGGCCAGCGCTCGAATCGCTGATTGCTGACTTGGGACTGACAGCGAATGTGCGGTTGCTGGGTTCGATTTCGGATATTCCTGGGTTTCTCGCTCGGCAGCAGATCGCAGTGCTGGCCTCGCATTCGGAGGGGATGTCGAACGCGGTGTTGGAATATCTCGCGGCGGGGCGTGCGGTGGTGGCCACGAAAGTGGGCGCGAATGCCCGGCTAATTCCGTCCGATGATTTCGGCGTGTTGGTGCCGGCTGGCGATGGCGATGCGCTCTCGGCGGCGCTGCTTCGGGTATGCCAAAACTCCACCCTCGCGGCACGACTGGGGGCCAATGCCCGGCAGCGTGTCGAACGAGAATGGAGTCGTGAGTCGATGTGCCGACGATTCGAGCAATTCTACGCGCAGATCTTGGGGCGCGGGTTCGCTCCCCGAATCATCACGGGCGACGATAGCCGGGATCACTCGGCACTCCGCCATTGCGAGTAG
- a CDS encoding RodZ family helix-turn-helix domain-containing protein, whose protein sequence is MRNLLALVGLVVVVFGGLGSYLGWYKVTRQPSTDGEVHLGVKVDTSKIKQDAHNAIERGGEIIQDIRKGKAERDAANADGTTAPAPVEPTPAPTNANNKPTPPVSLPTPFANFRNRRENAAPTSASEPVPTGATRNGGVPSDPGYRRP, encoded by the coding sequence ATGCGAAATCTACTTGCGTTGGTGGGATTGGTGGTGGTAGTTTTCGGCGGATTGGGCAGCTATTTGGGCTGGTACAAAGTCACCCGCCAACCTTCGACCGATGGCGAAGTGCATTTGGGCGTGAAGGTGGATACGTCGAAAATCAAGCAAGATGCGCACAACGCGATTGAGCGGGGTGGCGAGATCATCCAAGATATCCGCAAGGGCAAAGCCGAACGCGACGCCGCCAATGCGGACGGAACCACTGCTCCGGCCCCGGTCGAACCAACGCCCGCACCAACAAACGCGAATAACAAGCCGACGCCACCCGTGTCGTTGCCAACGCCGTTTGCGAATTTTCGCAATCGTCGAGAAAACGCGGCCCCGACCAGTGCATCGGAGCCGGTCCCAACGGGTGCTACTCGCAATGGCGGAGTGCCGAGTGATCCCGGCTATCGTCGCCCGTGA
- a CDS encoding PSD1 and planctomycete cytochrome C domain-containing protein, whose product MDRGWLILGALLGLVPSAPAAEPPLDFNRDIRPILSENCFYCHGQDANKREADLRLDVRADAIDGGAIVPNDPAKSVMIQRIHSEKAFELMPPPKSNRRLSVEQKKLLERWIREGASYSPHWAFVGPVRPPLPEVKRPDWVKNPIDRFVLAKLEAQGLAPSPVADRVTLIRRLSSDLTGLPPTPEAVDAFVADTDPKAVEKLIDRLLASPHYGERMALPWLDAARYADSNGFQQDGDTWQWIWRDWVVKSLNQDLPFDQFTVWQLAGDLLPNATIDQKIASGFNRNHMLNGEGGAIPEEQRFVNLFDRMDTTATTWLGLTMACAQCHDHKYDPITQKDYYRMMDAFNRVPESGTPQFFSSRIRVGAPFVEVPTEENKAKIAKFEAEIAAAEKEANGIAEVAYEGWKLGFLAEWKPELSKGLPDAVAAVLKKAETDRSQPEKDTLESGLRKHFQEKVRGSLAGKYPVLARAEALRKELNAYRADNLPRVMVMSDERPRETHILDRGEYLAKKEKVTFATPAFLPPMPKDAPQNRLGFAQWLVSKEHPLTARVQVNRMWQHFFGVGLVKTSEDFGVQSEYPIYGELLDWLAVEFRDNGWSMKAMHRLIVSSATYQQSSRLSAELRHLDRENRLLARGSRFRMPATVLRDWALASSGLLNPVVGGKPVYPYQPDGVWESLAITKERDFTYPASSGKDLYRRSIYTFWRRTVGPANIFDASNRQTCRVRTEITSTPLHALTTLNDPTWVEAARVLAERSWNEAPDLNQRLTRAFRLVLSRAPSPSDQQLLRRAYDRQLAIYAKSADDAKKLLAVGAAPRNSAIPEAEHAALTAVCLGILNLDEALTRE is encoded by the coding sequence ATGGATCGTGGATGGTTGATCTTGGGGGCACTCCTGGGGCTTGTGCCCAGTGCGCCCGCTGCTGAGCCGCCGTTGGACTTCAATCGGGATATCCGGCCCATTTTGTCGGAAAACTGCTTCTATTGTCATGGGCAAGACGCCAACAAACGCGAAGCCGATTTGCGGCTGGATGTGCGTGCCGATGCGATCGATGGCGGGGCGATTGTCCCGAATGATCCGGCCAAATCGGTGATGATCCAACGCATTCACTCCGAAAAAGCATTCGAGTTGATGCCGCCGCCGAAATCGAATCGTCGGTTGAGCGTGGAACAGAAGAAACTCCTGGAACGCTGGATTCGGGAAGGGGCGTCGTATTCGCCGCATTGGGCATTCGTCGGCCCCGTGCGACCGCCATTGCCCGAAGTCAAGCGCCCGGATTGGGTCAAGAATCCAATCGATCGGTTTGTCCTGGCCAAACTCGAAGCGCAAGGGCTGGCCCCATCCCCGGTGGCGGATCGGGTGACGCTGATTCGGCGGTTGTCCAGCGATCTCACCGGCCTACCGCCCACTCCCGAAGCAGTCGATGCGTTCGTGGCTGATACCGATCCCAAAGCGGTCGAAAAGTTGATCGATCGACTGCTGGCGAGTCCGCATTACGGGGAGCGGATGGCACTTCCGTGGTTGGATGCGGCCCGCTACGCCGACAGCAACGGCTTCCAACAGGATGGCGACACCTGGCAGTGGATTTGGCGGGATTGGGTGGTGAAGTCGCTGAATCAGGATTTGCCGTTCGATCAATTCACGGTGTGGCAATTGGCGGGCGACCTGCTGCCGAATGCGACGATCGATCAGAAGATCGCCAGCGGATTCAATCGCAACCACATGCTCAACGGCGAAGGCGGCGCGATTCCCGAAGAACAGCGGTTTGTCAACCTGTTCGATCGCATGGACACAACCGCCACGACGTGGCTGGGGCTGACCATGGCCTGCGCCCAATGTCACGATCACAAGTATGATCCGATTACTCAAAAAGACTATTATCGGATGATGGATGCGTTCAATCGGGTGCCGGAATCCGGGACGCCGCAATTCTTCTCGTCGCGGATTCGAGTCGGGGCACCGTTTGTCGAAGTGCCGACCGAGGAAAACAAAGCGAAAATTGCGAAATTCGAAGCGGAAATCGCCGCTGCAGAGAAGGAAGCCAACGGCATTGCCGAGGTCGCATACGAGGGGTGGAAACTCGGTTTCCTGGCGGAGTGGAAGCCGGAGTTGTCCAAGGGATTGCCGGATGCGGTGGCGGCGGTGCTGAAGAAAGCCGAAACGGATCGATCGCAGCCGGAAAAGGATACGCTCGAATCGGGACTTCGCAAGCATTTCCAAGAGAAGGTGCGAGGATCGCTCGCGGGGAAATATCCAGTGCTGGCGCGAGCGGAGGCGCTTCGCAAGGAACTGAATGCGTATCGTGCAGACAATCTGCCGCGTGTGATGGTGATGAGCGATGAGCGGCCCCGCGAAACGCACATTCTCGATCGCGGTGAGTATTTGGCGAAAAAGGAAAAAGTCACGTTTGCGACGCCGGCATTTCTGCCGCCAATGCCCAAAGATGCCCCGCAGAATCGGCTTGGGTTCGCCCAATGGCTGGTCTCGAAGGAGCATCCGTTGACCGCGCGGGTGCAAGTGAATCGCATGTGGCAACATTTCTTCGGGGTGGGATTGGTCAAAACCTCGGAAGATTTCGGCGTGCAAAGCGAATATCCGATCTATGGTGAATTATTAGATTGGCTCGCGGTCGAATTTCGGGACAATGGCTGGAGCATGAAGGCGATGCATCGCCTGATTGTCTCGTCGGCGACATACCAGCAATCCAGCCGACTGAGCGCGGAATTGCGACATCTCGACCGCGAAAATCGGCTTCTGGCGCGGGGCAGTCGCTTCCGCATGCCGGCAACGGTGCTGCGCGATTGGGCGCTGGCGAGTTCCGGTCTGCTGAATCCGGTCGTGGGTGGCAAGCCGGTCTATCCGTATCAGCCGGACGGCGTCTGGGAATCGCTCGCCATCACCAAGGAACGCGATTTCACCTACCCGGCTTCGAGCGGTAAAGACTTATACCGTCGGAGTATATACACCTTCTGGCGGCGGACGGTCGGCCCGGCGAATATCTTCGACGCGTCGAATCGGCAAACCTGCCGCGTGCGAACCGAGATTACCAGCACGCCACTGCACGCACTGACGACGCTGAACGATCCGACCTGGGTTGAGGCGGCGCGGGTGCTGGCCGAGCGCAGTTGGAACGAAGCGCCGGACCTGAATCAACGATTGACGCGGGCGTTTCGCCTCGTGCTCAGTCGGGCACCCTCGCCGAGCGATCAGCAGTTGTTGCGACGTGCCTACGATCGTCAATTGGCGATTTATGCGAAATCGGCGGATGATGCCAAGAAATTGCTCGCAGTGGGAGCGGCCCCCCGAAATTCGGCGATTCCCGAAGCGGAACATGCGGCCCTGACGGCGGTCTGTCTCGGCATTTTGAATTTGGATGAGGCGTTGACCCGAGAATAA
- a CDS encoding DUF1501 domain-containing protein: MHDLIESNLSRVTRRQFFGKSASGVGLAALASLLQRDGALAADAPATRGAPALPGLPHFAPKAKRVVVLWQGGGPSHVDLFDDKPMMRQRAGQDIPDSVRGSTRLSTMSSGYGKWPCLPAIKPHKAYGKSGIVMSEMLPNVGKIADEICLVRSMNTEAVNHAPGVTFFMTGAQVPGRPSMGAWLSYGLGSMTDNLPAFVVMTSSDRGKTCGQLFFDYYWGSGFLPSRFQGVRFRNTGDLVPYLTNPQGVSSESRRALLDEMAAMNAAHMADYGDPEIETRISQYEMAFRMQSSVPDLVDFTKETKSTLDRYGPDALVKGTFANNCLIARRLLERGVSFVQLMHAGWDQHGNLHTQLAEQCKDTEGPSAALVQDLKDRGMLDSTLVIWGGEFGRTPFGQGDPKNPKGRDHFGRAFSWWMAGGGVKPGTVYGATDEFGWNITQDPVHVHDMQATILHLCGIDHTRLTYRYQGRQYRLTDVHGNVVKGILA, from the coding sequence ATGCACGATTTGATTGAATCGAATCTGTCCCGGGTCACGCGGCGACAATTTTTTGGCAAATCCGCGTCGGGAGTCGGGCTTGCGGCGCTGGCCTCGTTGTTGCAGCGCGATGGTGCCCTGGCCGCCGATGCGCCCGCGACCCGTGGCGCACCCGCGCTGCCAGGATTGCCGCACTTCGCGCCGAAGGCCAAGCGTGTGGTGGTGTTATGGCAAGGGGGCGGGCCGTCCCATGTCGATTTGTTCGACGATAAGCCGATGATGCGACAACGGGCCGGGCAGGATATTCCCGATTCCGTTCGCGGGTCCACCCGCCTCTCGACGATGTCCAGCGGCTATGGCAAATGGCCGTGCCTGCCCGCCATCAAGCCGCACAAAGCATATGGCAAATCGGGCATCGTCATGAGCGAAATGCTGCCGAATGTCGGCAAAATCGCCGACGAAATTTGCTTGGTTCGCAGCATGAATACCGAAGCGGTCAACCACGCGCCGGGTGTGACCTTCTTCATGACCGGTGCCCAAGTGCCGGGCCGACCCAGCATGGGGGCGTGGCTCTCCTACGGGCTGGGCAGCATGACCGACAACCTGCCGGCCTTCGTGGTCATGACCTCCAGCGATCGCGGCAAGACCTGCGGACAATTGTTCTTCGATTATTACTGGGGCAGCGGATTTCTGCCGAGCCGATTCCAAGGCGTGCGCTTCCGCAATACCGGTGATTTGGTGCCGTATCTGACGAATCCGCAAGGGGTTTCGTCCGAATCGCGTCGAGCGTTGTTGGATGAAATGGCCGCGATGAATGCCGCGCATATGGCGGATTATGGCGACCCGGAAATCGAAACGCGGATTTCGCAGTACGAAATGGCCTTTCGCATGCAGTCGAGTGTGCCCGATCTGGTCGATTTCACCAAAGAGACCAAATCGACGCTCGATCGCTATGGCCCGGATGCGCTCGTGAAGGGGACTTTCGCCAATAATTGCCTGATCGCACGGCGATTGTTAGAGCGTGGCGTCAGCTTCGTGCAACTGATGCACGCTGGGTGGGATCAGCATGGTAACTTGCACACGCAACTTGCGGAGCAGTGCAAGGATACGGAAGGACCATCGGCCGCGCTGGTGCAGGATTTGAAGGATCGCGGCATGCTCGATTCGACGCTGGTGATCTGGGGCGGGGAGTTTGGTCGCACTCCGTTCGGGCAGGGCGATCCGAAGAATCCCAAGGGCCGCGATCACTTCGGGCGGGCATTCAGTTGGTGGATGGCCGGCGGCGGCGTGAAGCCCGGCACCGTCTACGGCGCCACCGACGAATTCGGCTGGAATATCACCCAAGATCCCGTGCACGTTCACGACATGCAAGCGACGATTCTGCATCTGTGCGGCATCGATCACACGCGGTTGACCTATCGCTACCAGGGACGGCAATATCGTCTCACCGATGTGCATGGCAATGTCGTGAAGGGGATTTTGGCGTAA